The genomic region TGAACGGAAAAACGCCGGATTTAACTATTTGTATTGTGACTTTTAACACAAAAGAAATGCTCTCTGACTGTATTGACTCAATTTACAAGGCGGCTCCGAAAGCAAAATACGATATTGTTGTTGTTGATAATAATTCACAAGACAACACGGTAAGTTTTTTAAAGCAGAATTATCCAAATGTCAGGCTTATTGAAAATGATAAAAATACTGGGTTTGCCTATGCTAACAATCAGGCTATAAAGGCAGCTGAGAGCAAATATTGCCTTTT from Elusimicrobiota bacterium harbors:
- a CDS encoding glycosyltransferase family 2 protein — its product is MNGKTPDLTICIVTFNTKEMLSDCIDSIYKAAPKAKYDIVVVDNNSQDNTVSFLKQNYPNVRLIENDKNTGFAYANNQAIKAAESKYCLLLNSDTVVGPNSIDELLCFMESHPDTAVAAPKLL